Proteins from one Sphaeramia orbicularis chromosome 17, fSphaOr1.1, whole genome shotgun sequence genomic window:
- the LOC115437608 gene encoding histamine H3 receptor, with protein MSEDQTDTNSSGYYFDNTSTRVQSSFVFSGPVFVILMVMMVTLVVVIVLGNALVILAFKVDKSLRRQCNYYFLNLAISDFLVGAFCIPVYIPYILTGRWTLGRGLCKLWLVMDYLLCSASVFSIVLISYDRFLSVTRAVSYRARQSKTHEAIIKMIAVWVLAFVLYGPAIIFWELVVGRSRVPKDECFAEFYYSWYFLLSASMLEFFSPFISVAFFNLSIYLNIRRRRLHSRDAQLHLQLNEPASAQGEGIPLPHNSGSGMKLAVRGSIHSQTSSPSLGKLDPSTSRVAQPSRLSRDKKIAKSLAIIVCVFAICWAPYTLLMIIRAACRGRCIQHHWYEVTFWLLWLNSAINPFLYPLCHSTFRRAFSKILCPKRHTTPPSSVLRAGQ; from the exons ATGTCGGAGGACCAAACTGATACTAACTCCAGTGGCTACTATTTTGACAATACTTCAACTAGGGTCCAGAGCAGCTTCGTTTTTTCTGGACCTGTGTTTGTCAttttgatggtgatgatggtgactTTGGTTGTTGTGATAGTTTTGGGTAACGCGTTGGTTATTTTAGCCTTTAAAGTGGATAAGAGTTTAAGAAGACAGTGCAATTATTACTTCCTGAATCTGGCTATATCAGATTTTCTTGTTG GGGCTTTCTGCATCCCAGTCTACATCCCCTACATCCTCACAGGCAGATGGACTCTTGGCCGAGGATTGTGTAAGCTGTGGCTGGTCATGGACTACTTGCTTTGCTCTGCCTCCGTCTTCAGCATCGTCCTCATCAGCTACGACCGCTTCCTGTCAGTCACTAGAGCA GTGAGTTACCGTGCCAGACAGAGCAAGACTCATGAAGCTATAATCAAGATGATTGCTGTCTGGGTGCTAGCCTTTGTCCTGTATGGTCCGGCCATCATATTCTGGGAGCTGGTAGTGGGCAGGAGTCGCGTGCCGAAGGATGAGTGCTTTGCTGAGTTCTATTACTCTTGGTACTTCCTGCTGAGTGCCTCCATGCTGGAGTTTTTCTCTCCTTTCATCTCAGTGGCTTTCTTCAATCTCAGCATTTACCTCAACATACGCAGAAGGAGGCTCCACAGCAGGGATGCACAGCTCCACCTTCAGCTGAACGAACCTGCCTCTGCCCAGGGGGAAGGTATCCCCTTGCCTCACAACTCTGGGAGTGGGATGAAACTGGCTGTAAGAGGCTCTATACACTCTCAAACCTCCTCTCCTAGTTTGGGTAAACTAGATCCCTCAACCAGCAGGGTTGCCCAGCCTAGCCGTCTGTCCAGGGATAAGAAAATTGCTAAGTCCCTGGCGAtcatagtgtgtgtgtttgccatCTGCTGGGCACCGTACACCCTACTGATGATCATCCGTGCTGCCTGCAGAGGGCGGTGCATCCAGCATCACTGGTACGAGGTCACCTTCTGGCTCCTGTGGCTCAACTCTGCTATTAACCCGTTCCTGTACCCTCTGTGCCACAGTACCTTCCGCAGGGCCTTTAGCAAGATCCTGTGCCCAAAGCGACACACTACTCCCCCATCATCTGTGCTCCGTGCTGGCCAGTGA